A part of Bacteroidales bacterium genomic DNA contains:
- a CDS encoding HipA N-terminal domain-containing protein, with translation MINKIKKLWKTEEMEFSDTPENSNGEFHLKYQNIIIGILTYADGRWLFKYTDDFKKLKIKPITDFPDKDKEYKDNQLWPFFAARIPAINQPYIYKKINEANINEKDSVELLKLFGHKTITNPFELLPV, from the coding sequence ATGATTAATAAGATAAAAAAACTTTGGAAGACAGAGGAAATGGAATTTTCAGATACTCCGGAAAACAGTAACGGAGAATTTCATTTGAAGTATCAAAACATCATAATCGGTATTTTAACTTATGCTGACGGCCGGTGGTTATTTAAATATACTGATGATTTTAAAAAACTGAAAATTAAGCCGATTACTGATTTTCCTGATAAAGATAAAGAATATAAAGACAATCAATTATGGCCGTTTTTTGCTGCACGTATCCCGGCAATAAATCAACCCTATATCTATAAAAAAATTAATGAAGCAAACATTAATGAAAAAGATTCGGTTGAACTGTTGAAATTATTCGGTCATAAAACAATAACAAATCCGTTTGAACTCTTACCGGTTTAA
- a CDS encoding HipA domain-containing protein — MTKIKHITELPILKHSGYNPKPNSILTAKKHQYHIEKGYTITGDAPKDFIRLYHYGEAIKAKPKTWSLYIAKLGHKHYPVESITEYLLNRIGEVMGFKISHSELAWLGGQIRFLSKYFIKKTEEQTLEHGADLYAGYLHDRKFVEEVEQNKLSPSFFTVQFTKETLKSFFPNDAENLFNDFISLLVFDAFIGNNDRHFYNWGIIRNLLGKERPVFSKIFDTARGLFWNYQEQKIIEIFNDKNRLESTIKKYSENCSPKTGWDDKSSINHFDLLENMKSVPVNLTKEQVQKFINKNTFNAVIELIEKEFSLLLSNERRTLIKKCLMYRYNRIVKIF, encoded by the coding sequence ATGACTAAAATAAAACACATAACAGAACTTCCAATCCTCAAACACAGCGGTTACAACCCAAAACCGAACAGTATTTTAACCGCTAAAAAACATCAATATCATATTGAAAAAGGTTATACAATAACGGGTGATGCTCCCAAAGACTTTATCCGATTATATCATTATGGTGAGGCAATAAAAGCAAAACCTAAAACATGGTCATTATACATAGCAAAGCTTGGTCACAAACATTATCCGGTTGAAAGTATAACAGAATATCTCTTAAACAGAATAGGCGAAGTAATGGGCTTTAAAATATCTCATTCTGAATTAGCTTGGTTAGGAGGGCAAATCCGGTTCTTATCAAAATACTTCATCAAAAAAACAGAAGAACAAACTCTCGAACATGGTGCCGATTTATATGCAGGTTATTTACATGACAGAAAATTTGTTGAAGAAGTAGAACAGAATAAATTATCCCCCTCATTTTTTACGGTTCAATTCACAAAAGAAACACTAAAATCTTTTTTTCCGAACGATGCAGAAAATTTGTTTAATGACTTCATAAGCCTACTTGTTTTTGATGCTTTTATAGGAAATAATGACAGACATTTTTATAATTGGGGAATTATTCGTAACTTGTTGGGGAAAGAAAGACCGGTATTCTCCAAAATTTTCGATACAGCACGTGGTTTGTTCTGGAATTATCAAGAACAAAAGATTATTGAAATATTTAACGATAAAAACCGTTTAGAATCTACAATAAAAAAATACAGTGAAAATTGTTCACCGAAAACCGGTTGGGATGACAAATCAAGTATAAATCATTTTGATTTGCTTGAAAATATGAAATCTGTTCCGGTAAACTTAACAAAAGAACAAGTTCAAAAATTTATTAACAAAAACACTTTTAATGCCGTTATTGAACTGATTGAAAAAGAATTTTCACTATTGTTAAGTAACGAAAGAAGAACATTAATCAAAAAATGTTTAATGTATAGGTATAATCGTATTGTTAAAATCTTTTAA
- a CDS encoding winged helix-turn-helix domain-containing protein has protein sequence MVKDVKISQFINFFNNSNRITKSDIWEYFRKTEKDITENTLKWRIHNLKKENVIKSVGRGIYAITDKTAYKPEPDNLLKKVSKIFLSRYDEINYCVWNSSWLYDFMIHQPFTSFYVFEVEKEVCKETFNLFKDESLNAFYQPNEDLIDNYVSGSKNAIIIKPLISRSPINKKGRVNIASVEKILVDIYCDQDIYPVFNLSEQVNIFENMTDSYIVNFSKLISYAKRRNREEVLKAFINNNFDNLLNDVLQ, from the coding sequence GTGGTAAAGGATGTAAAAATAAGTCAGTTCATTAATTTTTTTAATAACAGTAATCGGATTACGAAGTCTGATATTTGGGAATATTTTCGCAAAACCGAAAAGGATATTACTGAAAATACTTTAAAATGGCGTATTCACAATTTAAAAAAAGAGAATGTAATTAAATCTGTCGGCAGAGGTATATATGCAATTACAGATAAAACGGCATACAAACCGGAGCCTGATAATTTGTTAAAAAAAGTAAGTAAAATATTCCTGTCAAGATATGATGAGATAAATTATTGTGTTTGGAATTCAAGTTGGTTATACGATTTTATGATTCACCAACCGTTTACATCATTTTATGTGTTTGAAGTTGAAAAAGAAGTTTGTAAAGAGACATTTAATTTATTTAAAGATGAAAGCTTAAACGCATTTTATCAACCCAACGAAGATTTAATTGACAATTATGTTTCCGGCAGTAAAAATGCAATTATTATTAAACCTCTAATATCAAGGTCGCCAATCAATAAAAAAGGCAGAGTGAACATAGCTTCTGTTGAAAAGATTTTAGTTGATATTTATTGTGACCAAGATATTTATCCTGTTTTTAACTTATCTGAACAAGTAAATATTTTTGAAAACATGACGGATAGTTACATTGTTAATTTTTCAAAACTTATAAGCTACGCAAAAAGAAGGAATAGGGAAGAAGTTTTGAAAGCTTTTATTAATAATAATTTTGATAATTTATTAAATGATGTTTTACAATGA
- a CDS encoding ATP-binding protein, with protein MFERKAKSKIIKGFDNSRITLINGARQCGKTTLVKQTAEEKNINYITLDDPQKLQAAKSDPQNFIDFYSSPIIIDEIQYAPELIPYIKQKVDTVNEKGMYLLTGSSDFYKNVRITESLAGRMLHYELYNLSVAEINNYSENIIELMFADNISELVDFSSKFKDKSFNNFIQRIISGGFPEVQNLDKDISDVWFKSYLESRILKDADIFFDIKKNNRMLDLVTVLAANNSNLLNTNTIAKKLQLDFKTVQKYISLLEAMFIIKQVPNYSENIVKQVIKQKKLHFSDTGLASSVLNISKEKLISREENYLGQLTENYIYTELQKQSSFVNDKVNIYHFRDLRKNEVDFILKNSDNKTIAVEVKSKSVIGKKDIAGILKFAENYKGDLFRAYVFYSGNEIIPVANNQKIKIYLLPAKMLS; from the coding sequence ATGTTTGAACGAAAGGCAAAAAGTAAAATAATAAAAGGGTTTGACAATAGTCGTATTACTTTAATAAACGGTGCAAGACAATGTGGAAAAACAACATTAGTAAAACAAACAGCAGAAGAAAAAAATATAAATTATATAACATTAGATGATCCGCAAAAATTACAAGCTGCAAAATCAGATCCTCAAAATTTTATTGATTTTTACAGCTCTCCTATAATTATTGATGAGATTCAATATGCTCCGGAACTTATTCCGTACATCAAACAGAAAGTAGATACCGTAAATGAAAAAGGGATGTATCTACTTACAGGTTCATCGGATTTTTATAAAAATGTCAGAATTACTGAATCACTTGCAGGAAGAATGTTGCATTACGAACTTTATAATCTTTCGGTTGCAGAAATAAACAATTATTCCGAAAATATTATTGAATTAATGTTTGCTGATAATATTTCAGAACTTGTTGATTTTAGCAGCAAATTTAAAGATAAATCATTTAATAATTTTATTCAAAGAATAATTTCCGGAGGTTTTCCCGAAGTGCAAAATCTTGACAAAGACATCAGTGATGTTTGGTTTAAAAGTTATTTAGAATCAAGGATTTTAAAAGATGCAGATATATTCTTCGATATAAAGAAAAACAACAGAATGCTTGATTTAGTTACTGTTTTAGCTGCAAACAACTCAAATTTGTTAAATACTAATACTATTGCAAAAAAATTACAACTTGATTTTAAAACTGTTCAAAAATACATATCACTTTTAGAAGCAATGTTTATTATTAAACAAGTTCCGAATTATTCCGAAAACATTGTAAAACAAGTTATAAAGCAAAAAAAGCTGCATTTCTCCGATACCGGTTTAGCCTCTTCAGTTTTAAATATTTCAAAAGAAAAACTTATCAGCAGAGAAGAAAACTATTTAGGGCAACTTACAGAAAATTATATCTATACAGAGCTACAAAAACAAAGTAGTTTTGTAAACGACAAAGTAAATATTTATCATTTCCGAGATTTAAGAAAAAATGAAGTTGATTTTATTTTAAAAAATTCCGATAATAAAACAATTGCTGTTGAAGTAAAATCTAAATCAGTAATCGGGAAAAAAGATATTGCCGGCATACTTAAATTTGCAGAAAACTACAAAGGTGATTTATTTAGAGCTTATGTATTTTACTCCGGAAACGAGATTATTCCGGTTGCAAATAACCAAAAAATTAAAATTTATTTATTACCTGCAAAAATGCTTTCATAA
- a CDS encoding ATP-binding cassette domain-containing protein, whose protein sequence is MLEIKDIYKSFGEQKVLQGANMSIKQGKIYTMVGGNGTGKTTLFNLITGFLKPDKGEILLSNKRLDKLSPIKINSKGITRTFQDLRIINQLTVKENILLSFKNNPGEKIFNSFLPYGIFKKKYDDFLEKTELILEKVHLKVVENNLADEISYGQQKLLTIGCCLANDAQLLLLDEPVAGIDKDNYTRIYDLILGLKKEGRTILQIEHNHKFVESLSDEILFLNTGKVVAFENYKSFVNDQIVKETYFN, encoded by the coding sequence ATGCTTGAAATTAAGGACATATATAAATCATTTGGTGAGCAGAAAGTACTTCAAGGTGCAAATATGTCAATTAAGCAAGGAAAGATATACACAATGGTGGGGGGAAACGGAACCGGGAAAACCACACTTTTTAATTTAATTACCGGTTTTCTTAAGCCTGACAAAGGAGAGATTTTGCTTAGTAACAAACGACTTGATAAACTTTCTCCGATTAAAATTAATTCTAAAGGAATTACTAGAACATTTCAAGATTTGAGAATTATTAATCAATTAACTGTAAAAGAAAATATCTTATTATCATTCAAAAATAATCCCGGAGAAAAAATATTTAACTCATTTTTGCCTTACGGGATTTTTAAAAAGAAATATGATGACTTTTTAGAAAAAACGGAATTGATTCTTGAGAAAGTCCATTTGAAAGTAGTTGAGAATAACCTTGCAGATGAAATTTCATATGGACAACAAAAACTGCTGACCATCGGATGTTGTCTTGCTAACGATGCACAACTTCTGTTATTGGATGAACCTGTTGCCGGAATTGATAAAGATAATTATACAAGAATTTATGATCTGATTTTAGGACTAAAAAAAGAAGGAAGAACTATTTTGCAAATAGAACATAATCACAAATTTGTTGAAAGTCTATCTGACGAGATTTTGTTTTTAAATACCGGGAAAGTAGTTGCATTTGAGAATTACAAATCATTTGTTAATGACCAAATTGTAAAAGAAACTTACTTTAATTAA